ACTGGAATTGCTTGAGCTTCGTCCCAGTAGGCGATGTCACCAATGGGTGGAATGCGCCATCGTTGTTTTTTATAACCCATTCGCTCTGGAGGATAGCTGACATACAGTCCTTCTGTTTGTTTTTGCCAATACAGCAGGTGAGATGTTTTACCAGCCCCTTCGGCTCCTTGCAACTGCACAAATAACTTTGCTCTGACTGGTGGTGATTGAGATAATCCCCGATCAATCCAGCTTGTCTCTATCAACTCGTCTATTTCTTCGGATATAAATGGGTTAGATTTTAGTCCCAACGGATGATAAGGATCATAGTATATCATAGCCGCGATCGCCTAGGAATAACTTGAAGCGGAACACTGTAGGTTTTGCCTCCGAAAATACCCCCTCTCACTTCAGCCTTGACGACCCAAATCACCCGGAAAAGTTTGCCATCGAAAGATACTGGTGCTTCATAGGGAAGATCAAATTTAAAAGGAATTACATCACCACTAGACACTTTACCTAACTCTAAGGTCGTAATAGTTTGCTTGTTTTTGCTACCCTGTCCCTCGGTGTGCCATTCCAACTTAACAGTTACAGACTGTTGTGATGTCCCTTGCCAGCTTACCTGTCCAGACACAGACTTGCCTAGTTCGACGATAGAATTCACTAAGGTAATATACATCATTAAACCACTTCCGGTTCCACTAATAAACAAAAAACTGAATCTTCTTTAATTACTCCTGGGATATCTAGCCAAACAGAAATACCCCATAAAACACATCTCGACTCACTGAACTTCTTGGTCTGAATGCTAGGAACACCATCGCTAGGAATGCGAATATGCCAATCTTGCTCAATTTGAGAAACACCGGGTAATATTAAGAGTGTTGGTAAATCCTGAACCCAAATAGGTTCACCATAGAAGCTAGCAGAGCCAGTTCCTCGGTTGTCCATATAAACTTCTAAGCAGATTAATCTACCGCTGACTCTACCCTCTGTCTGAGCCTGATACCCAGATTTTAGGTAACGGCGAAAAGTGAGCGTCATAGTTTCACCCAAGCGCAAAGGATAACTTTTGAGAATCAATTGCCCAGGTTCAAACCTGTTTAGATTTTTTAGCTTAACAGGAATTGACAAAAGTATGAAAAGTCCTGCTAATATAATTAGTAACCCAAACAATACAAGTAGCAAGCCAAACAGTCCAATACCACCAGAGAGGACAAAGTTTCCTCCGCCAAGAAGTATCTGTACTCCAATAAAGAGAAACAGTAGTCCAGAAAACAGCCGAGGTATGATTCCCGCTCCTTTTCGTGTATTTTCAAAATCAGTAAACACAAACCCCATTGGTTGCTTTTCCGGCTGCTGATCTGTGCGTTTGAACAGTTTTTTTGCCAAAAATCCAGATGGATATTCTGGCACAAATGAAACAGGTATCACTATTTTTCTCCTTTATCAAAATTGTCGTAAAAGCCACATTTACAGGGAAATATAAATCAATACACTTGGTATTATACCAGTTTTTATTTTCCCAGATGTCTATTAAAATTACCGGGTGTTTCCTACTCCGAATTACCCGTATCTGAACCTTCTGAATTAAAATTAGACAAAAAAGCAGGAGTAGAACCAGAAGGACATTCAATCTTAATGCCGACAACTTTAGGTATTTCTGGAGGCGTTAACGAAGCTGCATCAGTTCCACATATTTGAGTAAGCGTGACAGGTTTTTCATTACCTTCAACTTTTAGAGCAAATACTGCACCTGTATAACTCAATAATTCAGGTTTTTTTGCCTTACCAGTTATTTTTACAGACCGCTGAGAGTCGATAATAGTCATGACGTAGGAGTAATTCTCAGTTTCTGATTTGATATCAAGCCCTAGTTCAGAAATATTAGATGCGAAGCGATTATTTTTGGAAAAATAATCTTGTTGTGCTGTATTGATTTGAGATATGTTATTTTGTGCTTCTATGATATTCTGTAATTCCTGCAAGCTGGTCTTAAATAAACCAGGTAGGAAGGGAATAAACAAAAGCATTATGAATAGAGGTAAAAGAAATGAAACCAATAACCCGCAACCGCAACCTAAAGTAATAAGCCCGATATTTTTAGCAGTATTTTCTTGCTGTGACATACATATTTACCTCGATTTATACTCATGTATTTGCATGATCATCTAACGCCACCAGTCTGTAAGTGACTGCTGATTTGATTTTGAGTTCTCTATTTACTTATCAGTCGGGTGCAGGCATTTTATGAAAAACAATGCAACCAGTTATCAAGTATTTCCCAACGTAAATATACTTAAAACCCTTACCAAGGAAGCCCAGAAATGCGATCGCCCTCCATCCCTCCCAAAAATCCCCTGACTCGACCTAGGCGGCAATTCTTGCAACAATGGATGATATCCGTGCAACCAAGCCTGCAAAATCCCATTTAAATAGCTTGTAAACATTTGCCATTAACTGTCAGAAACTATGCTTACCCAAGAGAAACAACAACGTAACTGGAAACCCATCATCAAAAAATTCGAGGCTGTTCTTGGCAAAAATGGCGTAGTCCAGCGCCGTGAGGAACTGATTACCTATGAATGCGATGGACTGGCCGCCTATCGCCAACGTCCGGCGGTGGCGGTGCTACCGAGAACGACGGAACAAGTTGCACAGGTTGTGAAAATATGTAACCAGTATTCTGTTCCTTTTATCGCCAGGGGTTCGGGTACTGGTCTATCTGGTGGCGCTTTGCCCATTGAAAATTCAGTTTTGATTGTCACTTCTTTAATGCGGCAAATACTCAATATAGATTTAGATAATCAGCGGACTATTGTCCAACCAGGAGTAATTAACAGTTGGGTGACACAAGCTGTTAGTGGTGCTGGATTTTACTACGCTCCTGACCCTTCTAGCCAAATTATCTGCTCAATTGGGGGCAATATTGCCGAAAATTCTGGTGGGGTACATTGTCTGAAATATGGTGTCACCACTAACCACGTTTTAGGCTTAAAAATTGTCACCGCTGAGGGTGAAATTGTTGATTTGGGGGGACAAGTTCCCGAAATGCCTGGTTATGATTTAACTGGTGTATTTGTAGGTTCAGAAGGTACTTTGGGTATCGCTACAGAAATTACTTTGCGAATCCTCAAAAGTGCAGAGTCAATTTGTGTGCTATTGGCAGATTTTACCAGCGTGGAAGCAGCAGCAGCGAGTGTTTCTGATATCATTAGTGCTGGGATTATTCCTGGTGGAATGGAAATGATGGATAATTTCAGCATTAATGCTGTAGAAGATATTGTGGCAACAAATTGTTATCCCCGTGATGCGGCTGCAATTTTATTAATAGAAATTGATGGTTTGGATGTGGAAGTTGTCGGCAACAAACAGCGAGTTAGGGAAATTTGTCAAAAAAACGGTGCGCGTAATGTTACATCTGCTAGTGACCCAGAAACGCGATTAAAATTGTGGAAAGGACGGAAAGCCGCTTTTGCCGCTGCTGGCAATATGAGTCCTGATTATTATGTGCAAGATGGCGTAATTCCTCGGACTCAATTGCCCTATGTTCTGCAAGAAATTGAGGCATTAAGTCAAAAATTTGGTTATCCTGTTGCGAATGTGTTTCATGCTGGAGATGGTAATCTTCACCCACTAATTCTTTATAATAATTCGATACCTGGTGCATTAGAACAAGTGGAAGAATTAGGCGGAGAAATTCTCAAACTTTGCGTGAGAGTCGGTGGTAGCATTTCTGGTGAACATGGTATCGGTGCTGATAAAAAATGTTATATGCCAGAGATGTTTAGTGATGCTGATTTAGAGTCTATGCAATGGGTACGGCAAGTTTTTAATCCCCAAGGGTTGGCGAATCCTGGTAAGATATTCCCGACGCCACGAACTTGTGGTGAAGCTGCAAATCATGCCAGTGTTAAGCAGTTTGAAAGTGTGGAAAGATTTTAATTTCACGCCAAGGCGCTAAGTCGCAAAGTGTTGATTTTAGGACTTACGCAACTTTCATATTTTTTTCGCGGAGGTTGTCAATAGTCAAAAGTCCAAAAACCCGGACTCTTGACTCTTGACCCTTGACTCTTGACTCTTGACTCTTGACTCTTGACTCTTGACTCTTGACCCTTGACCCTTGACCCTTGACCCTTGACCCTTGACCCTTGACCCTTGACTCTTGACTCTTGACTTATGTGCCACTTGCGTAAGTCCTGTATTTGCTGCTTCGGGTCTTGGCACAAAATAAATAATCAAATAAACAATAAAATAAATAATTATGTCTATCCGGAGGAGTACAATTTATTTTGTAGTTATATAATATTCCTTGAAAACGAAGTCAAAGCCACAGATGAATCGGTTTATAAGCCGTTTTCTTTTTTACTTGGTGTGTGTGGAATTAATACTATGCTTAATGGCTTTTTCACTTCCTTCATCGTCAGGTTATGACCAACAATCAAGTAATCCAACGACAACAGAAATTCGTGGCGTTTGGCTTACTAATGTTGCTAGTGGTGTATTATTTGTGCCCTGGGGTATTAACCGGGCTTTAAATCAGCTATCGGCACTCAATTTTAATACGGTTTATCCTGTGGTTTGGAACAGAGGATATACTTTTTATCAGAGTGCTGTAGCGCAAAGGGTTACAGGTTCAGATACTCAACCTTTGCTCAAATTTATGCATGGTGGACAGGATGTTTTAGCTAAGTTGATTGAACTGGCTAAACCGAAAGGTTTGAGTGTCATTCCTTGGTTTGAATATGGCTTGATGACGCCTCACAATTCCGAGTTAGCAAAGCGGTATCCTCAGTGGTTGACAAATGGGCAACTTGGGATAAACTCTATCAAGGAAATC
The Gloeotrichia echinulata CP02 DNA segment above includes these coding regions:
- a CDS encoding type IV pilin-like G/H family protein; amino-acid sequence: MSQQENTAKNIGLITLGCGCGLLVSFLLPLFIMLLFIPFLPGLFKTSLQELQNIIEAQNNISQINTAQQDYFSKNNRFASNISELGLDIKSETENYSYVMTIIDSQRSVKITGKAKKPELLSYTGAVFALKVEGNEKPVTLTQICGTDAASLTPPEIPKVVGIKIECPSGSTPAFLSNFNSEGSDTGNSE
- the glcD gene encoding glycolate oxidase subunit GlcD, with the translated sequence MLTQEKQQRNWKPIIKKFEAVLGKNGVVQRREELITYECDGLAAYRQRPAVAVLPRTTEQVAQVVKICNQYSVPFIARGSGTGLSGGALPIENSVLIVTSLMRQILNIDLDNQRTIVQPGVINSWVTQAVSGAGFYYAPDPSSQIICSIGGNIAENSGGVHCLKYGVTTNHVLGLKIVTAEGEIVDLGGQVPEMPGYDLTGVFVGSEGTLGIATEITLRILKSAESICVLLADFTSVEAAAASVSDIISAGIIPGGMEMMDNFSINAVEDIVATNCYPRDAAAILLIEIDGLDVEVVGNKQRVREICQKNGARNVTSASDPETRLKLWKGRKAAFAAAGNMSPDYYVQDGVIPRTQLPYVLQEIEALSQKFGYPVANVFHAGDGNLHPLILYNNSIPGALEQVEELGGEILKLCVRVGGSISGEHGIGADKKCYMPEMFSDADLESMQWVRQVFNPQGLANPGKIFPTPRTCGEAANHASVKQFESVERF